One Thalassotalea sediminis DNA segment encodes these proteins:
- a CDS encoding N-6 DNA methylase, translating into MNFTPKSVVALIAEMIEPFKGKIYDPCCGSGGMFVQSLKFIDSHKGNRKNIAIYGQEYTNTTYKLAKMNLAVRGISGNLGEVAGDSFFKDQHEDLKADYIMANPPFNQKQWRGEKELIDDHRWDGFEVPPTGNANYAWIMHMISKLSENGTAGFVLANGSMSSNTGGEGAIRQKIIEKDLVDCMIALPGQLFYTTQIPVCLWFITKNKKEDTERGYRNRQGETLFIDAREMGTMVSRVHKELTTEDIAEIARTYHAWRGEEKDGEYEDKAGYSKSATLDEIKANDFVLTPGRYVGAAENEDDGIPFEVKMKELSQTLYSQMEQAETLDNAIRQNLEVLGYGE; encoded by the coding sequence ATTAACTTTACGCCAAAATCAGTGGTAGCACTTATTGCTGAAATGATTGAGCCGTTTAAAGGCAAAATATACGACCCTTGTTGTGGTTCAGGCGGCATGTTTGTGCAATCCCTTAAGTTTATTGATAGTCACAAAGGCAACCGTAAAAACATTGCCATTTACGGTCAGGAATACACCAACACCACCTACAAGCTAGCTAAGATGAACCTGGCCGTGCGTGGAATCTCAGGTAATTTAGGCGAGGTAGCGGGTGATAGCTTCTTTAAAGATCAACATGAAGACTTAAAAGCTGATTACATTATGGCAAACCCACCGTTTAACCAAAAACAATGGCGTGGTGAAAAAGAGCTCATAGATGACCATCGTTGGGATGGTTTCGAAGTGCCACCTACAGGTAATGCCAACTATGCGTGGATCATGCACATGATCTCAAAGTTGAGTGAAAACGGCACAGCAGGTTTTGTATTAGCCAATGGTTCGATGAGCTCTAATACCGGTGGTGAAGGTGCTATTCGCCAGAAAATCATCGAAAAAGATTTAGTAGATTGCATGATTGCTTTACCGGGACAACTGTTCTACACCACACAAATTCCTGTTTGTTTATGGTTTATCACCAAGAATAAGAAAGAAGATACCGAGCGAGGCTATCGTAACCGCCAAGGTGAAACTTTATTTATTGATGCTCGTGAAATGGGCACAATGGTTAGCCGTGTTCATAAAGAACTTACTACCGAAGATATTGCTGAAATTGCTCGCACCTACCATGCTTGGCGTGGCGAAGAAAAAGATGGTGAATATGAAGATAAGGCTGGATACAGCAAATCAGCCACTTTAGATGAAATCAAAGCTAACGACTTTGTATTAACACCAGGTCGTTACGTTGGTGCTGCCGAGAATGAAGATGACGGTATTCCGTTTGAAGTGAAAATGAAAGAGCTAAGCCAAACCCTATATAGCCAGATGGAACAGGCTGAAACGCTAGACAATGCGATTCGTCAAAACTTGGAGGTGCTAGGTTATGGCGAGTAA
- a CDS encoding restriction endonuclease subunit S — MASNWQPMKLQDFAEHQKGFAFKSKDYIEDGVAVVRVSNLTTNSIDTSDLKYVSDEVAADKSNFKLIQNDVVIATVGSWPKNPASVVGKVIKVPESCDNYLLNQNAVRFRVKSQESSDQLYLYYLLKSKKFSDYIISTAQGSANQASITLKDIYAFEFDCPTSSERKRIAEILSAMDDKSDVNRKTNQTLEQMAQALFKSWFVDFDPVFDNALASGVAVSDFPEALQKKAQLRFEQRQQVQQQIGNGELEAKPLPKDIRQLFPNQFEQTDEPSIGINGWVPKGWNVKTLGESCSLVSGKSYKSAELEPSENALVTLKSFQRGGGYRLDGLKEYTGNFKDTQVVSTGDIILSCTDVTQAAELVGRPALVATDRRYNKLIISLDVMRVIPNDDQQKMFFYYLLAHNNFTQFALSHCTGTTVLHLKKKAIPDYTFLKPKEALIDLFSAKVINFISKCDLNIQENRSLAKLRDTLLPKLISGELQLSTESRDAEVSA; from the coding sequence ATGGCGAGTAATTGGCAGCCAATGAAGCTACAGGATTTTGCCGAACATCAGAAGGGTTTTGCATTCAAATCTAAAGATTATATTGAAGATGGAGTGGCAGTTGTAAGGGTTAGTAATCTTACTACAAATTCAATTGATACTTCTGATTTAAAATACGTTTCAGATGAGGTAGCAGCAGATAAAAGTAACTTTAAATTAATTCAGAATGATGTAGTTATTGCAACGGTTGGGTCATGGCCTAAAAACCCAGCATCCGTAGTTGGTAAAGTAATAAAAGTACCGGAAAGTTGTGATAACTATTTACTTAACCAAAATGCAGTGCGTTTTAGAGTTAAATCACAAGAAAGTAGCGACCAGCTTTATCTATACTACTTGTTGAAGTCTAAGAAGTTTTCTGACTACATTATTTCAACTGCTCAAGGTAGTGCGAACCAAGCGAGTATAACTTTAAAAGATATATATGCTTTTGAATTCGATTGTCCAACTTCTTCTGAGAGAAAAAGAATAGCTGAAATACTCTCTGCAATGGATGATAAATCAGACGTAAACCGCAAAACCAACCAAACCCTTGAGCAAATGGCGCAAGCGTTATTTAAAAGCTGGTTTGTTGATTTTGACCCTGTATTCGACAACGCCCTTGCCAGTGGCGTTGCAGTCAGCGACTTCCCCGAAGCCTTGCAGAAAAAAGCGCAACTAAGATTCGAACAACGCCAACAAGTGCAACAACAAATTGGTAATGGTGAGCTAGAAGCTAAACCATTACCAAAAGACATCCGCCAACTATTCCCAAATCAATTTGAACAAACTGATGAACCATCAATCGGCATTAACGGCTGGGTACCAAAAGGCTGGAATGTTAAAACGCTAGGAGAGTCGTGTTCGTTAGTTAGTGGTAAATCTTATAAATCTGCTGAATTGGAGCCTTCAGAAAATGCTTTAGTAACGTTAAAGTCATTTCAAAGAGGTGGTGGCTATAGGTTAGATGGTTTAAAAGAGTACACGGGAAACTTTAAAGATACTCAAGTAGTTAGTACAGGTGATATTATTTTGTCTTGTACTGATGTGACGCAGGCCGCTGAGTTAGTTGGAAGGCCTGCGCTAGTCGCTACAGATAGGAGATATAATAAGTTAATAATTTCACTTGATGTAATGAGAGTTATACCAAACGATGATCAGCAAAAAATGTTTTTTTATTATTTATTGGCACATAATAATTTTACACAATTTGCTTTATCTCATTGTACAGGCACAACAGTTTTACATTTAAAGAAAAAAGCTATCCCGGATTATACCTTCTTAAAACCAAAAGAAGCATTAATTGACTTATTTAGCGCAAAAGTTATTAATTTCATTTCCAAATGTGACCTAAATATTCAAGAAAATAGAAGTTTAGCGAAACTTAGAGATACTCTCTTACCAAAACTAATCTCTGGGGAATTACAACTTTCCACCGAAAGCAGAGATGCAGAGGTCTCTGCTTAA
- a CDS encoding DUF4917 family protein, translating into MSEILLWENIKDDYAQASLIVGNGASMAVSPNFDYGSLYDAAVKLKHISKPVQEVFDSFEVNDFELVLRRLWQAKLVNTALDIEHGKVEDSYQQVRTALIATVRDIHVSYQEAEKHLVHIYKFMQRFSKVLALNYDLIVYWAAMLGNRELGPWFKDCFTPSDFCEDWKDREAPYGVAKGATLFFYPHGNIVLHHHEFSSVKKITASADGDLLESILDKWVRKDLAPAFVCEGTQESKQQSISSCDYLEKVFYEVLPDVGQNIVIYGWSMAEQDQHLLQQMSKSKPQKIAVSVYNADETFMGKAEKQLNDIGVEEVVFFDSESAGAWNQPSTEYLKEQEDKQKAMAGAVKNVLGKN; encoded by the coding sequence ATGAGTGAAATTTTGTTGTGGGAAAACATCAAGGATGATTATGCACAAGCAAGCTTGATTGTCGGCAACGGCGCAAGTATGGCTGTATCACCTAACTTTGATTATGGCTCTTTATATGATGCGGCAGTTAAGTTAAAACATATATCTAAACCAGTTCAAGAAGTATTTGATAGCTTTGAAGTTAATGACTTTGAGTTGGTTTTGCGTAGATTATGGCAAGCAAAATTGGTTAATACTGCGTTAGATATAGAACATGGCAAAGTTGAGGATTCATACCAACAAGTAAGAACGGCGTTGATCGCTACGGTTCGAGATATTCATGTTTCATACCAAGAAGCGGAAAAGCACTTAGTGCATATTTACAAATTTATGCAGCGATTTAGCAAAGTACTGGCTTTGAATTATGATCTGATAGTTTATTGGGCTGCGATGTTAGGTAATCGAGAGCTAGGCCCTTGGTTTAAAGATTGTTTTACGCCAAGTGATTTTTGTGAAGACTGGAAAGACAGAGAAGCTCCATATGGGGTAGCGAAAGGCGCAACATTATTTTTTTATCCTCATGGTAATATAGTCTTACACCATCACGAATTTTCCAGTGTTAAAAAAATAACTGCTAGTGCCGATGGTGACTTACTGGAAAGTATATTAGATAAGTGGGTACGAAAAGATTTAGCTCCGGCTTTTGTATGTGAAGGAACTCAAGAATCAAAACAGCAGTCTATTTCAAGCTGTGATTACTTAGAAAAAGTATTCTATGAAGTGCTACCAGATGTTGGTCAAAATATTGTTATTTATGGTTGGTCGATGGCTGAACAAGATCAGCATCTCCTTCAACAAATGAGTAAAAGTAAACCCCAAAAAATTGCTGTATCAGTATATAACGCTGATGAAACATTTATGGGGAAAGCTGAAAAACAACTTAATGACATTGGTGTTGAGGAAGTAGTTTTTTTTGATAGTGAAAGTGCAGGTGCGTGGAATCAGCCATCTACAGAATATTTAAAAGAACAAGAAGACAAACAGAAAGCAATGGCTGGTGCAGTTAAGAATGTTTTAGGGAAGAACTAA
- a CDS encoding type I restriction endonuclease subunit R: MKFTEAQLEAAIIELLGEQGYPYTSGSDLVRDPEQVIIEDDLRDYLASRYSQDDITSNEIDSIIKQLENLPASDLYESNKTFCKWLSDGFLLKREAGSKPGEPSKKDLYIQLIGYDDVVDGHNIFKIVNQLEIDSPSADNSKRIPDGILYINGLPVVVIEFKSAIREEQASIHDAFVQLTTRYRRDIPQLFVFNALCIISDGVNNKMGNVFAPYDFYYAWRKVTGDESIEQDGINALHTMLQGLFDKERLCDVIRNFIYFPDKSKGEVKIVCRYPQYYAARKLFENIKKERKLPNGEGGSGKGGTYFGATGCGKSFTMQFLSRLLMKSVEFESPTIVLITDRTDLDDQLSQQFANAKTYIGDDHIVSVESRDQLRKLLKGRQSGGVFLTTIHKFTEDIELLTERSNVICISDEAHRSQVNLDQKVSITEKGVKRTFGFAKYLHDSLPNATFVGFTGTPIDATLDVFGKVVDAYTMSESVKDEITVRIVYEGRAAKVLLNNAKLEEIEAYYKQCEESGSNEHQIEESKKATSSMNSILGDSDRIRTLAKDFVEHYEERIKEGSTIKGKAMFVCSSREIAYQFYQELEEIRPEWFEVLECEKGSSLSEKEKKKIKPMERVKMVMTRGKDDPEDLYNLLGTKEHRKELDRQFKNEKSNFKIAIVVDMWLTGFDVPFLDTIYIDKPLQKHNLIQTISRVNRKFAGKHKGLVVDYIGIKTAMNKALAQFSKSEETNFEDINQSVIAVKDHLDLLSRIFHKFDSSPYFTGEPVAQLNCLNNAAEFILSVGKVEKRFMALVKRLKAAYDVCCGSEKLSQEERDHIHFYMAVRSIIYKLTKGDAPDTAQMNAKVREMIAEALKSDGVEEIFKLGNGDGEIDIFDEDYLAKISKIKLPNTKIMLLQKMLAKAIDEMKKVNLAQGIDFTKRFKALVDKYNERKEEDVLVSEVLEDFSDEIINMFTDLKAEMDSNDDLGISFEEKAFYDILKSLAIKYDFSYLEDKLIELSQEVKEVVDDKAKYTDWNNRDDIKASLKVDLIMLLAKFGYPPVNRDEVYKEIFAQAENFKKHRAA; encoded by the coding sequence ATGAAATTTACAGAAGCGCAATTAGAAGCCGCTATCATTGAGTTATTGGGCGAACAAGGCTATCCGTATACTTCAGGGTCAGACCTCGTTAGAGACCCTGAACAAGTTATCATTGAAGATGATTTACGTGATTATTTAGCTAGCCGTTATTCACAAGATGATATTACGTCTAATGAAATAGATAGCATCATCAAGCAACTAGAGAATCTACCAGCTAGTGATTTGTACGAAAGTAATAAAACCTTTTGTAAATGGTTAAGCGATGGTTTTTTGTTAAAGCGAGAAGCTGGTAGCAAGCCTGGTGAACCGTCTAAAAAAGACTTATATATCCAGCTGATTGGCTACGATGATGTAGTTGATGGCCACAATATTTTTAAAATCGTTAATCAGCTTGAAATTGATAGCCCATCTGCTGATAACTCGAAACGCATCCCTGATGGCATTTTATATATTAATGGCCTACCTGTGGTGGTGATTGAATTTAAAAGTGCCATTCGTGAAGAGCAAGCGTCAATTCATGATGCCTTTGTGCAGTTAACCACTCGTTATCGTAGAGATATTCCGCAATTATTTGTTTTTAATGCTTTGTGTATTATCAGTGACGGCGTGAATAATAAAATGGGTAACGTATTTGCACCATACGATTTTTATTACGCATGGCGTAAAGTCACAGGTGATGAGTCAATTGAACAAGACGGCATAAATGCATTGCATACTATGTTGCAAGGCTTGTTTGATAAAGAGCGCTTATGTGATGTTATTCGTAACTTTATTTACTTCCCTGATAAGTCAAAAGGTGAAGTTAAAATAGTATGCCGTTACCCTCAGTATTACGCAGCCAGAAAGCTTTTTGAGAACATCAAAAAAGAGCGCAAGCTACCTAATGGAGAAGGGGGCAGCGGTAAAGGTGGAACCTATTTTGGGGCAACGGGCTGTGGTAAAAGTTTTACCATGCAGTTCTTATCTCGTTTATTGATGAAAAGCGTTGAGTTTGAAAGCCCAACCATCGTTTTAATAACAGATAGAACCGATTTAGACGACCAACTTTCACAACAGTTTGCTAACGCTAAAACCTATATTGGTGATGATCATATTGTTAGCGTTGAAAGCCGAGACCAGTTAAGAAAACTACTTAAAGGCAGACAAAGTGGTGGTGTGTTTTTAACGACGATTCATAAGTTTACTGAAGATATAGAGCTTCTAACTGAGCGCAGTAATGTGATCTGTATATCTGATGAAGCGCATCGCAGCCAAGTTAATTTAGATCAGAAAGTATCGATTACCGAAAAAGGTGTAAAACGCACTTTTGGTTTTGCCAAATACCTACACGATTCACTACCTAATGCGACCTTTGTTGGTTTTACCGGTACACCAATTGATGCCACGTTAGATGTATTTGGTAAGGTGGTTGATGCGTATACCATGTCTGAGTCGGTAAAAGACGAAATTACTGTACGCATTGTATATGAAGGCCGTGCGGCAAAAGTTTTACTTAATAATGCCAAGCTTGAAGAAATAGAAGCCTATTACAAGCAGTGTGAAGAGTCAGGTAGTAATGAACATCAAATAGAAGAAAGTAAAAAAGCCACATCGAGCATGAACTCGATATTAGGCGATTCTGATCGTATTCGAACCTTGGCTAAAGACTTTGTGGAGCACTACGAAGAGCGTATCAAAGAAGGTTCTACCATTAAAGGTAAAGCCATGTTCGTGTGTAGCTCACGGGAAATAGCGTATCAGTTCTATCAAGAGTTGGAAGAAATTCGCCCTGAATGGTTTGAAGTGCTTGAGTGTGAAAAAGGCTCTTCGTTAAGCGAAAAAGAAAAGAAAAAAATCAAACCGATGGAACGTGTCAAAATGGTAATGACACGAGGTAAGGATGACCCAGAAGATTTGTACAATCTATTAGGCACAAAAGAACACCGCAAAGAGTTAGATCGTCAGTTTAAGAATGAGAAGTCTAACTTTAAAATCGCTATTGTGGTTGATATGTGGCTTACGGGCTTTGATGTGCCATTCTTAGACACCATTTACATCGATAAGCCGTTACAAAAACACAACCTTATTCAGACCATTTCTCGTGTTAATCGTAAATTTGCAGGCAAGCATAAAGGCTTGGTGGTTGACTACATTGGCATTAAAACGGCAATGAACAAGGCATTAGCACAGTTTTCAAAATCAGAAGAAACGAATTTTGAAGACATTAATCAATCAGTGATTGCGGTGAAAGATCACCTTGATCTACTTTCTCGCATTTTCCATAAGTTCGATTCATCGCCTTATTTCACTGGTGAGCCAGTGGCACAGTTAAACTGCCTAAATAATGCCGCTGAATTTATTTTATCGGTGGGTAAGGTCGAAAAGCGTTTTATGGCGTTAGTGAAACGCTTAAAAGCCGCTTATGACGTTTGTTGCGGCAGTGAGAAGCTTTCACAGGAAGAGCGTGATCATATCCATTTCTATATGGCGGTACGCTCAATTATCTACAAGCTCACCAAAGGGGATGCGCCTGATACTGCACAAATGAACGCAAAGGTGCGTGAAATGATCGCTGAAGCGCTGAAAAGTGATGGCGTGGAAGAGATCTTTAAACTGGGTAACGGTGATGGCGAAATTGATATTTTTGATGAAGATTACCTCGCTAAGATCAGCAAAATAAAGCTGCCAAATACCAAGATAATGCTACTGCAAAAGATGCTAGCAAAAGCCATTGATGAAATGAAAAAGGTTAATTTGGCACAAGGCATAGATTTTACTAAACGCTTTAAAGCCTTGGTTGATAAATACAATGAACGCAAAGAAGAAGATGTATTGGTCAGTGAAGTGCTTGAAGACTTTTCTGATGAAATCATCAATATGTTTACCGACTTAAAAGCGGAAATGGACTCCAATGATGATTTGGGGATCAGTTTTGAAGAAAAAGCGTTTTACGACATTCTTAAATCATTAGCCATTAAATACGACTTCAGCTATCTAGAAGATAAACTGATTGAGCTTTCTCAAGAAGTAAAAGAAGTGGTTGATGATAAAGCAAAATATACCGACTGGAACAACCGAGACGATATTAAAGCTTCGTTAAAAGTAGATCTCATCATGCTGTTGGCGAAGTTTGGCTACCCACCAGTGAATCGTGACGAGGTGTATAAAGAGATTTTTGCTCAAGCTGAGAATTTTAAGAAGCACCGTGCGGCTTAG
- a CDS encoding AAA family ATPase — translation MITKDKLSQLVENTLATHNLSIDSTELSAHVERIYPELVETVSYPAWDSKEDILAHIGTLILQINQNPEFKEELKTILVKQMKQSLAESRPSWFVGASWDDEDQTQRFIDEGIWENGYDDKYIQDVKSIKPGDRIAIKSTYTRKNNLPFSNRGKNMASVMGIKAVGVVTGNKKDGKRVEVEWKQTFSPAKEWYFFTGRTTVWKVEPGEWMPEALIKFAFEDTPQNYKKFANHSFWKERFGDIPEEDVRFKWTGFYEEIANALSEYRHNRTALVTWIQKTADKFDLSYIQGKDLEDVDPFTVMGMFNRGMTDENRKKVATELASFLSVDVAVPNSFEAIPILNNQKSWFFWGKGERHDDDIDNLWALFEVAKDFADEKTEDDGAEFIELYNQVASQKGIRWNLTMGLYWIRPWFFPTLESQSQDYLASLSIKPELNGPKKSCTGSDYLLLRDNLLLRFAEEAFPVHSFPELSLHAWQKPTQKAVGKALTWKAAILERIKDLCLTKNSADFTRSEFQEAHLADLSNLFPNNDAVESTIDRHMQLLRDDNHIEFIKKGHYEWLGFDDGDSAPTPEVEVKAEDYGIENIIKDGCFIPQSILEDMLSRLKNKKNVILQGPPGTGKTWLGKRLAYALIGQKQPAFIKAVQFHPNLSYEDFIKGWRPSGDGQLSLCEGPFLDTVRQAQQNPKNKYVVVIEEINRGNPAQIFGEMLTLLEADKRTPSEALELSYRQEGDEPVYVPENLFVIGTMNVADRSLALVDLALRRRFAFINLKPVFGKPWRDWVNSKTEIDVKYLETIENRMLELNTVIENDDRLGVQFQVGHSYVTPAFDSEITDVENWFKQVVETEIYPLLEEYWFDDPKKAAQQKEALLKPL, via the coding sequence ATGATAACAAAAGATAAACTAAGCCAATTGGTTGAAAACACGCTTGCGACTCATAACCTAAGCATTGATAGCACAGAGCTTAGCGCTCATGTTGAGCGAATTTATCCAGAATTAGTTGAAACGGTGTCTTATCCTGCTTGGGATAGTAAAGAGGACATTTTGGCGCACATTGGCACGTTGATCCTTCAGATAAATCAAAATCCTGAATTTAAAGAAGAGCTCAAAACGATTTTGGTTAAACAGATGAAGCAAAGTTTGGCGGAAAGCAGACCTAGCTGGTTTGTTGGTGCAAGCTGGGATGATGAAGATCAAACTCAACGGTTTATTGATGAAGGCATTTGGGAGAATGGCTATGACGATAAGTACATTCAAGACGTTAAAAGTATTAAACCGGGCGACCGGATAGCAATTAAATCGACCTATACACGTAAAAATAATTTACCATTTTCGAATCGAGGCAAAAATATGGCTTCGGTTATGGGAATTAAAGCTGTCGGTGTTGTTACTGGTAATAAGAAAGATGGCAAGCGAGTAGAAGTAGAATGGAAGCAAACGTTTTCACCAGCCAAAGAGTGGTACTTCTTTACAGGCCGCACAACTGTGTGGAAAGTTGAGCCTGGCGAATGGATGCCAGAAGCGCTTATTAAGTTTGCATTCGAAGATACTCCTCAAAATTATAAGAAATTTGCCAACCATTCCTTTTGGAAAGAGCGCTTTGGTGATATTCCTGAAGAAGATGTTCGATTCAAATGGACTGGATTTTACGAAGAAATTGCTAATGCGTTAAGTGAGTATCGTCATAACAGAACGGCGTTAGTTACTTGGATTCAAAAAACCGCTGATAAATTTGATTTGTCTTATATTCAAGGCAAGGATTTGGAAGATGTAGACCCGTTTACCGTGATGGGCATGTTCAATCGAGGCATGACCGATGAGAACCGTAAAAAAGTGGCTACGGAGTTAGCCAGTTTTCTAAGTGTCGATGTGGCAGTGCCTAATTCTTTTGAAGCAATTCCTATCCTTAATAATCAAAAGTCTTGGTTTTTCTGGGGTAAAGGCGAGAGACATGATGATGACATAGACAACCTATGGGCATTGTTTGAAGTGGCAAAGGACTTTGCTGATGAAAAGACAGAAGACGATGGTGCTGAGTTTATTGAGCTTTATAACCAAGTCGCATCACAAAAAGGCATTCGCTGGAACTTAACCATGGGGCTTTATTGGATACGTCCATGGTTCTTCCCAACATTAGAAAGCCAAAGCCAAGACTACTTGGCTTCACTTTCCATTAAGCCAGAGCTTAATGGGCCCAAAAAAAGCTGCACCGGAAGTGACTATTTGCTGTTAAGAGATAACTTACTATTACGGTTTGCAGAAGAAGCATTTCCCGTTCATTCGTTTCCTGAATTGTCATTGCATGCTTGGCAGAAACCTACACAGAAGGCCGTCGGAAAAGCTTTGACGTGGAAGGCCGCAATTTTAGAAAGAATCAAAGACTTATGCCTCACAAAAAATTCAGCAGACTTTACTAGAAGTGAGTTTCAGGAAGCTCATTTAGCAGACTTATCAAATTTATTCCCAAATAATGATGCAGTGGAATCAACAATTGATCGTCACATGCAGCTTTTAAGGGATGACAATCACATAGAGTTTATTAAGAAAGGTCATTATGAGTGGTTAGGGTTCGATGATGGAGACTCTGCACCAACTCCTGAAGTAGAAGTGAAAGCTGAGGATTATGGAATTGAAAACATCATCAAAGATGGTTGTTTCATACCACAATCAATACTCGAAGATATGCTTAGTCGCCTTAAAAATAAAAAGAACGTGATACTACAAGGGCCTCCAGGAACAGGAAAAACTTGGCTAGGTAAGCGCTTGGCTTATGCTTTGATTGGTCAAAAGCAACCAGCCTTTATCAAGGCTGTGCAGTTTCACCCAAATTTATCCTATGAAGATTTTATTAAGGGCTGGCGACCAAGTGGTGATGGCCAATTATCGCTCTGTGAAGGACCATTTCTGGATACGGTAAGACAAGCTCAACAAAACCCTAAGAATAAATACGTGGTGGTTATTGAAGAAATAAACCGAGGTAATCCGGCACAGATTTTTGGTGAAATGCTTACGCTTTTAGAAGCAGATAAACGAACACCTAGTGAAGCATTGGAGTTGAGTTATAGGCAAGAAGGTGACGAGCCAGTATATGTACCAGAAAATCTTTTTGTAATTGGTACTATGAACGTGGCCGATAGATCGCTCGCTTTGGTGGATTTGGCCTTAAGAAGACGCTTTGCCTTTATCAATTTAAAGCCAGTATTTGGAAAGCCTTGGCGTGATTGGGTTAATAGTAAAACTGAAATTGACGTTAAGTATCTAGAAACTATTGAAAATCGAATGTTGGAGCTCAATACAGTCATTGAAAATGACGATAGGTTAGGTGTTCAATTTCAGGTTGGGCATAGCTATGTGACACCAGCATTTGATAGTGAAATAACCGATGTAGAGAATTGGTTTAAGCAGGTTGTTGAAACGGAAATTTATCCTTTGTTGGAAGAGTATTGGTTTGATGATCCTAAAAAGGCAGCTCAGCAAAAAGAAGCATTGTTAAAACCACTATGA
- a CDS encoding 5-methylcytosine restriction system specificity protein McrC has translation MNAIAPPIQNLSAGIPVNNLWLLMLYASEFRYLIDEYGGTESIDEDVASLVADVLCSQVEARLKRNLTYGYKHSTRDLNRVRGRINVLETYSQQLLQKGKVRCTFEELSVDTPRNRYICAALTRVASLVGKKSLKLRCHKLAQSMIERGVSPMFDVSYHPKNERFGRHELADRKVLTTAELAFNLALINESATNGYFASPDKQAEWVRKLFEKAVGGFYDLKLDKSWSVKPGKRLNWQIDDASEQIEQLMPSMQLDISLENEELQQRIVIDTKFTSITTKRFHGGESFKSGYIYQLYTYLRSQEVLSEPMSLTSTGMLLHPSVGVNYDEHVTIQGHQLRFCTIDLSRSSMEISHQLFELIHE, from the coding sequence ATGAATGCAATAGCGCCACCAATTCAAAATTTGAGTGCAGGCATTCCTGTTAACAACTTATGGTTGTTGATGCTGTATGCGTCAGAGTTTCGCTATTTGATTGATGAATATGGCGGCACAGAGAGCATTGATGAAGATGTCGCTAGCCTTGTGGCTGATGTCTTATGCTCGCAAGTTGAAGCCAGATTAAAACGAAATTTAACCTACGGTTATAAGCACTCTACTCGTGACTTAAATCGAGTAAGAGGCCGTATTAACGTGCTGGAAACCTACTCTCAGCAGTTATTGCAAAAAGGTAAGGTTCGTTGCACGTTTGAAGAGTTATCTGTCGATACACCAAGGAATCGTTATATTTGTGCCGCCCTTACGCGTGTCGCTAGTTTGGTTGGCAAAAAGTCGCTAAAGCTGCGTTGTCATAAGCTTGCGCAATCTATGATAGAGCGTGGTGTCTCTCCTATGTTTGATGTCAGTTATCACCCAAAAAATGAACGTTTCGGACGACACGAACTGGCAGATAGAAAGGTACTTACAACAGCTGAGCTTGCGTTTAATTTGGCATTAATTAATGAATCAGCAACTAACGGTTATTTCGCATCCCCAGATAAACAAGCTGAATGGGTAAGAAAACTTTTTGAAAAAGCAGTTGGCGGCTTTTATGACTTAAAGCTAGATAAGTCATGGAGCGTTAAACCTGGTAAAAGGTTGAATTGGCAAATTGATGATGCATCAGAGCAAATAGAACAATTGATGCCTTCAATGCAGCTAGATATTTCACTTGAAAATGAAGAACTGCAACAACGTATTGTTATTGATACCAAATTTACTTCGATTACGACCAAACGTTTTCATGGAGGCGAAAGTTTTAAAAGTGGCTACATCTACCAACTTTATACTTACCTGAGATCTCAAGAGGTACTATCCGAACCAATGTCGTTGACATCAACAGGCATGTTACTTCACCCATCAGTAGGCGTTAATTATGATGAGCATGTCACCATACAAGGC